The genomic stretch CCGTCTCGACCTCCGCGCCCGCTTCGCGCAGACGTTCGGCGAGCCATTCGCGCCCGCCGTCGCCACGCACGATCAGCACACGCTTGCCTTCGAACGCGTTGTCGCCGAGCGACGCCTCCAGCGCGGAATACAACGCCTCTGAATCGAAGCGTGCGCCGTCGCCGTTGTCGTCGGCGGCTGCGCCGGGGCTGATCACCTGGTACGCGGGCGCCTCGACGCCGTGCTTCGCGAGCGCCGCGACGCTACCAGGCCCGACCACGCCGATAGGCAGCGCATGCGGCCAGATCGCGTCGTGGTTTGCGAATGCGTAGTCGACGGCATTGGGCGACACGAACACCACGAGCGCGTACTTTTCCAGCGACGCGAGCGCCGCACGCAGCGGCGTTGCGTCGTCGGTTGCGGCGATCTCGATGAGGGGGAATTCGACGGTTGCGACACCGGCATCATGCAGCGTCCTCGCGAGCGCCTCGGACTGCCCCGCCGGGCGGGTCAGCACGACCGTCAGGCGCGCGCCCGACGCATGCGGCGAGCCTGCGCCGTCCTTGGACGGGAATGCACCGGGTGTCGGATTCGAGCTGGCCGCCATCACGCGGAAGCGGCCGGGCCGCTTGCGGTGGAGAGCGCGCGCACAATGTCGAGCGCGCCTTGCGCCTCTAGCTGGCTGGCGACCTCGCGACCCAGTTCGAGCGCGGCGTCCGTCGTGGCTGCAGGCGCCGACGCCTGCGCGCTCAGCACCCGCTCGCCGTCCGGCGTGGCGACGATGCCGCGCAAATGCAGCGCGCCGTCGTGCCATGTCGCATACGCGGCGAGGGGCACTTCGCAACTGCCGCCCAGCGTGCGCGACACCATGCGCTCTGCTTCGACGGCAGCCGCCGTGTGCTCGTGATGCAGCGGCGCGAGCCATGCAGCAAGATCGTCGCGGCCGGCGCGAATCTCGATGCCGAGCGCGCCTTGACCCGCAGCGGGCAGGCTGTCCGCGGGATCGAGCAGCGAACGGATGCGCTCGCCGAGGCCGAGGCGCTTGAGGCCCGCAGCAGCGAGAATGATGGCCGCATAGTCGCCGCGGTCGAGTTTGCCAAGCCGCGTGTCCAGATTGCCGCGCAGCGGCTTCACGACAAGCTCGGGATAACGCGCGCGCAGCATCGCTTCGCGGCGCAGGCTCGACGTGCCGACCACGCTGCCGGCCGGCAGCGCAGCCAGCGAGTCGTACTGGTTCGAGACAAACGCGTCGCGCGGATCTTCGCGCTCCATGATGGTCGACAGCACGAAGCCCTCGGGCAGTTCCATGGGCACGTCTTTGAGCGAATGAACGGCGAGATCGGCGCGACCGTCGGCGAGCGCGTTCTCCAGTTCCTTCACGAACAACCCTTTGCCGCCGACCTTCGACAGCGTGCGATCGAGAATCTGATCGCCGCGAGTCGTCATTCCGAGGATTTTTACGTCACAAGATGGATATAATTTGTGCAGCGCACACCGCACGTGCTCGGCCTGCCACATTGCAAGCCGGCTTTCACGCGACGCGATCACAAGCGTGGCGGGCGGCGTGGGCGCAAGCGTCTCGGAATTCATTGTTTGAGTCATTGAACGACGGGATGTGATAACAAACAATGTTAGCACGCGCTTCGGCAACCTCTCGCTGGCCGCACGGCCATGCCGAAGCAGTTCGACAGAGGAGACAGGCCCGCCGCCGCCATGCGCGCGAGCCCGTCCGAAAGCCGTATCGATCGTGACCCGAGTGGCCGCCAGAAGCCCCAGCACGGTCGTTCGCGCGTCGACGCGCCGCATGCGCCATCATTTGATGCGGCACAACACGCGAAACCGGCCCTCCTCCGCCGCGCGCGCTGCATCGTGCACAGGCTTTTAGCGCAGTGCTCCGCAGTAACCGTAGTTGCAGTTCACCATTCTTTAGAACCTGGCTTTCCTGAGGAAACATCGTGACGTCTTCCGGATCGGCGCGCCCTGCCCGCCGCACTACTGCCTCGCCCGATGCCGCGCCCGCATCGGCAGCTTCCACCGCCAAGGCCACGAAGGCCGAGAAGGCGCGGAAAGCAACGCAAGCCCTCGACTCCCGCAAAACCGGCAAATCCACGAAGACCAAGGCTATAAAAGCCAAGGCGCCCGTCAATGGCGCCTCCCGGCGGATCAAGGCGGACGTCAAGCCGTCGAAAGCCATCAGG from Paraburkholderia phymatum STM815 encodes the following:
- the hemC gene encoding hydroxymethylbilane synthase produces the protein MNSETLAPTPPATLVIASRESRLAMWQAEHVRCALHKLYPSCDVKILGMTTRGDQILDRTLSKVGGKGLFVKELENALADGRADLAVHSLKDVPMELPEGFVLSTIMEREDPRDAFVSNQYDSLAALPAGSVVGTSSLRREAMLRARYPELVVKPLRGNLDTRLGKLDRGDYAAIILAAAGLKRLGLGERIRSLLDPADSLPAAGQGALGIEIRAGRDDLAAWLAPLHHEHTAAAVEAERMVSRTLGGSCEVPLAAYATWHDGALHLRGIVATPDGERVLSAQASAPAATTDAALELGREVASQLEAQGALDIVRALSTASGPAASA